One genomic segment of Funiculus sociatus GB2-C1 includes these proteins:
- a CDS encoding reverse transcriptase domain-containing protein, whose product MSDQPRTRQELYDRIRQTGKEEFILEEMIRYGFWPAQGEIPQDPADEIRRMGEIRRELEQLRQESSRLHKEKQLRKQLLKQRLAESRRKRQETKERRERERQERAEDWRQRKEREILYLGEDVSGGLNYTECDEERLRSYGLPLCGTPYEIAAAMGITVGQLRFLAFSRKTSTISHYIRFKIPKKTGGERLISAPMPRLKQVQHWILGNILEKLELHDAAHGFRRDRSIVSNAQPHVKRDVIINFDLKDFFPSISYQRVKGLFRSLGYSEAAATIFGLLCTEPDVEEVELDGKSYYVALTERHLPQGSPASPAITNRMCRRLDRRLTQMAEELGFVYTRYADDLTFSASGDSLRHICNILKRTQSIVTHEGFAINEQKTRILRKNRQQEVTGVVVNERPNISKKELKRFRATLFQIEKDGLEGKHWGNSADVMASLQGYANFVAMVNPEKGTQFQEQIRRIRDKYRY is encoded by the coding sequence ATGTCAGATCAGCCGCGTACCCGCCAGGAACTCTACGATCGCATCCGACAAACGGGCAAAGAGGAATTCATCCTCGAAGAGATGATACGTTATGGGTTCTGGCCTGCACAAGGTGAGATACCGCAAGATCCAGCCGATGAAATTCGGCGGATGGGAGAGATCCGGCGAGAACTGGAGCAACTGCGGCAGGAAAGTTCGCGCCTTCACAAGGAAAAGCAACTTCGCAAGCAACTACTCAAGCAACGCCTAGCCGAGTCGCGGCGAAAGCGACAGGAGACGAAAGAACGGCGGGAACGGGAACGGCAAGAACGAGCGGAAGATTGGCGACAAAGAAAAGAGCGAGAAATCCTTTATCTCGGTGAAGATGTCTCAGGCGGACTCAACTATACTGAGTGCGATGAGGAAAGGTTGCGAAGTTATGGATTACCTCTGTGCGGTACACCCTACGAGATTGCCGCTGCAATGGGAATTACTGTGGGACAATTGCGCTTTCTGGCTTTTTCCCGCAAGACTTCCACAATCTCTCACTATATCCGCTTCAAGATTCCTAAAAAAACGGGTGGAGAACGCCTGATTTCCGCACCAATGCCGCGATTGAAGCAGGTGCAGCATTGGATTTTGGGCAATATTTTAGAAAAGCTGGAACTGCATGATGCAGCTCATGGTTTTAGACGCGATCGCTCTATTGTCAGCAATGCTCAACCTCACGTAAAACGTGACGTAATTATCAACTTTGATCTAAAAGATTTCTTTCCTTCCATTTCCTATCAGCGAGTGAAAGGTCTTTTTCGGTCTTTAGGTTATTCTGAAGCGGCAGCAACAATTTTTGGGTTGCTGTGTACCGAACCGGATGTCGAGGAAGTTGAATTAGACGGCAAAAGTTACTATGTTGCGCTTACAGAACGCCACTTACCGCAAGGTTCACCCGCTTCTCCAGCCATTACTAACCGAATGTGCCGCCGCTTAGATCGCCGCCTCACCCAAATGGCTGAAGAATTGGGTTTTGTTTATACTCGCTACGCTGACGACCTGACTTTTTCTGCGTCTGGTGACAGTCTCCGCCATATCTGCAATATTCTCAAGCGCACCCAGTCAATCGTGACTCACGAAGGGTTTGCGATTAACGAACAAAAAACTAGAATTCTGCGGAAAAATCGGCAACAGGAAGTCACTGGTGTTGTCGTAAACGAGCGACCCAATATTTCTAAAAAAGAGCTAAAACGCTTCCGCGCCACTTTGTTTCAGATTGAGAAAGATGGCTTAGAAGGTAAGCATTGGGGAAATTCTGCTGATGTAATGGCTTCGCTTCAGGGTTATGCCAATTTCGTTGCTATGGTTAACCCCGAAAAAGGCACTCAATTTCAAGAGCAAATTCGACGAATTCGAGATAAATACAGATACTAA
- a CDS encoding SWIM zinc finger family protein — protein MEFNYSYNGSTEVSDRGSNTQMSFSPDTKREPTYFIGELRQNVAFREAISALHDVVVSDMRFKPKDKTAYKEWAAKQQDLDWQLIAAQRQEVANKIKPLQDELNQLNQHSYQRREPFYKAQRRYFDYLYQKDRDAWFVLDPVITVHPDEVFFECFSQDESSYGRLGASYEVFQNINEFACGTTNIDYSAALYDEFQKIRSYKNTKFEIEPSGFEVQTTREETFKEVKIDLPDSWVRGFLQVSSAMSLPATRIDLHPMDIYNMCFVLRRHKEKQGPRSMRYHLKPGEPVRVTFDPWGIEVVCARSLYTGSQSQEICVWGRRRLHILERLIPVAKKFTVHLLGTGMPSFYVADLGDMSFTLGLSGWTANDWAQSGNFDLMAPRADIDKWTQQQIFEALKKNWVESPDSLAERLGLNRAVVLGALSAYTQAGRAIYDLNKQVYRVRELTREPLPMERLRFANEREEKATRFLVYNAVQVTNVTSDATRSFTLQGNVSDKGKTLNPSLTVDADERIICAECTCNWHQQNKLYKGPCEHILALRMQHARQY, from the coding sequence ATGGAATTTAACTACAGCTACAACGGAAGTACAGAAGTTAGCGATCGCGGTTCCAATACCCAGATGTCTTTCTCTCCCGATACGAAGCGCGAACCGACTTATTTTATCGGAGAATTGCGGCAGAATGTCGCCTTTCGGGAGGCGATTAGCGCCTTACATGATGTTGTCGTCTCCGATATGCGGTTCAAACCCAAAGACAAAACGGCATATAAAGAATGGGCAGCAAAACAGCAGGATCTGGACTGGCAACTCATCGCCGCACAACGCCAAGAAGTCGCGAATAAAATCAAGCCGTTGCAGGATGAACTCAACCAATTAAACCAACATAGTTACCAGCGACGGGAACCTTTCTATAAGGCACAACGCCGCTATTTTGATTACCTTTATCAAAAAGACCGCGATGCTTGGTTTGTTCTCGATCCGGTGATTACAGTTCATCCAGATGAAGTATTTTTTGAATGTTTCAGTCAGGATGAATCCAGTTATGGTCGTCTCGGTGCCAGCTACGAGGTTTTTCAAAATATAAATGAGTTTGCCTGCGGTACCACTAATATTGATTACTCAGCGGCACTTTACGACGAGTTTCAAAAAATCCGCAGTTACAAAAATACCAAATTTGAAATAGAACCCTCTGGTTTTGAAGTTCAAACCACTCGCGAAGAAACTTTTAAAGAAGTCAAAATCGATTTACCCGATAGTTGGGTCAGAGGATTTTTGCAAGTTAGTTCGGCGATGTCTTTACCAGCAACGCGAATTGATTTGCATCCGATGGATATTTACAATATGTGCTTTGTTCTGCGTCGCCACAAGGAAAAACAAGGGCCTCGCAGTATGCGCTACCATCTTAAACCTGGGGAACCCGTGCGGGTGACATTCGATCCGTGGGGGATTGAGGTAGTTTGTGCGCGATCGCTCTACACTGGATCGCAATCACAAGAAATCTGCGTTTGGGGACGCCGCCGCCTCCACATCCTCGAACGTCTCATCCCCGTCGCCAAAAAGTTTACCGTTCACTTACTCGGTACGGGTATGCCTTCCTTCTACGTCGCTGACTTAGGCGATATGTCTTTTACCCTCGGTTTATCGGGATGGACAGCCAACGACTGGGCGCAATCTGGTAACTTTGACTTAATGGCACCCCGCGCCGACATCGACAAATGGACGCAGCAACAAATTTTCGAGGCGCTGAAGAAGAATTGGGTAGAAAGTCCCGACTCGCTTGCGGAACGTCTTGGTTTAAACCGTGCCGTAGTTCTCGGTGCTTTAAGTGCTTACACGCAAGCCGGACGTGCGATTTATGACTTAAATAAGCAAGTCTACCGGGTTCGGGAACTGACGCGAGAACCATTGCCAATGGAACGCCTGCGCTTTGCCAATGAGCGAGAAGAGAAAGCTACTCGTTTCTTGGTTTATAATGCTGTGCAGGTGACTAATGTTACCAGCGATGCCACGAGATCGTTTACTCTGCAAGGTAATGTTTCAGACAAGGGTAAAACCTTGAATCCCTCATTGACAGTTGACGCAGATGAGCGTATAATATGCGCAGAATGTACTTGCAACTGGCATCAACAGAATAAGCTGTACAAAGGCCCTTGCGAACACATTCTGGCGTTGCGGATGCAACACGCCCGTCAATATTGA
- a CDS encoding EAL domain-containing protein, with translation MNSLGMGMTKEDILIVDDTPENLRLLSKMLTKEGYNIRKALNGQMALTAVQSVVPDLILLDIMMPSMDGYQVCKHLKADPKTAEIPVIFLSALSDAFDKVKAFGVGGADYITKPFQLEEVLTRVQNQLTLKAAKIQNQQINAQLEERVKERTHQLELANQELKREISERMLLQEQLLKMALYDALTGLPNRFLFMERLEQALKHAKQHPDYRFAVLFLDCDRFKVVNDSLGHFVGDELLVALARRLEASLNQTDTLARLSGDEFAILLTEIENINSVTLVADQILKALSLPFPLKRQEVFINASIGITLSNLNYEQSEYLLRDADTAMYRAKTLGKGQYQIFDAEMHNAAIQVLQLENDLRRAVNQQEFIVHYQPIVALTTGKIVGFEALVRWKHPQQGLISPILFIPIAEETGLINPIGNWVLREACYQLQQWNHQRLTDYPLTMSVNLSARQFAQPDLIEQIDKILAETQLNPQSLKLEITESVIMKNSQPIKVILQQLQERQIQLCIDDFGTGYSSLSYLHNFPIDNIKIDRSFISSLDGKSDNLGLISAIMNIAQALKMSVTAEGIETAQQLEQLRVLNCDFGQGYLFSKPLDGKNATNLIESATQW, from the coding sequence ATGAATTCTCTTGGGATGGGCATGACTAAAGAAGACATCCTTATCGTTGATGACACACCAGAAAACTTGCGCTTGCTCTCGAAGATGCTGACCAAAGAGGGGTATAACATTCGCAAGGCGTTGAATGGGCAAATGGCGCTGACGGCTGTGCAAAGTGTTGTGCCAGATTTAATTTTGCTCGATATTATGATGCCCAGCATGGATGGCTATCAAGTCTGTAAACATCTAAAGGCAGATCCGAAAACTGCGGAAATCCCCGTAATTTTTCTGAGCGCTCTGAGTGATGCTTTTGACAAAGTAAAAGCCTTTGGTGTCGGTGGCGCAGACTATATCACTAAGCCGTTTCAACTTGAAGAAGTTTTAACCCGCGTTCAGAACCAACTAACTCTGAAAGCAGCAAAAATCCAAAACCAACAAATTAATGCCCAACTTGAAGAGCGAGTTAAAGAGCGTACTCATCAGTTAGAACTAGCTAATCAGGAACTGAAGCGAGAAATCTCTGAACGGATGCTTCTGCAAGAGCAACTGCTGAAAATGGCTCTCTATGACGCTCTGACGGGTTTGCCCAATCGATTTTTATTCATGGAGCGCTTAGAACAAGCGCTTAAACATGCCAAGCAACATCCAGATTATCGGTTTGCGGTGTTGTTTCTCGATTGCGATCGCTTTAAAGTTGTCAATGATTCCCTCGGTCATTTCGTGGGCGATGAACTGTTGGTCGCCCTTGCTCGTCGTTTAGAAGCATCTCTAAACCAAACTGATACTCTGGCTAGATTGAGTGGTGATGAATTTGCAATTCTCTTAACAGAAATTGAAAATATTAACAGTGTAACTTTGGTAGCAGACCAAATACTTAAAGCCCTCTCTCTTCCATTCCCGTTAAAAAGACAAGAAGTTTTTATCAATGCCAGTATTGGTATTACTCTAAGTAATCTTAATTACGAGCAGTCAGAATATTTATTGCGGGATGCGGACACCGCTATGTATCGTGCCAAGACGTTAGGAAAAGGTCAATACCAAATTTTTGACGCGGAGATGCACAATGCTGCTATTCAAGTTTTACAACTAGAAAACGACCTGCGTAGAGCTGTCAATCAACAAGAATTTATCGTCCACTATCAGCCAATTGTTGCCCTCACCACAGGCAAAATTGTTGGGTTTGAGGCACTGGTACGCTGGAAGCATCCTCAACAAGGGTTAATTTCTCCAATCTTGTTTATTCCTATAGCAGAAGAAACAGGTTTGATTAACCCTATTGGTAACTGGGTTTTACGAGAAGCTTGCTATCAGCTTCAGCAATGGAATCACCAAAGGCTCACTGATTATCCCCTCACCATGAGTGTCAATCTTTCAGCGCGGCAATTTGCCCAGCCAGATTTGATTGAGCAAATTGATAAAATTCTGGCAGAAACGCAGCTTAATCCCCAAAGTTTAAAGTTAGAAATTACCGAAAGTGTCATCATGAAGAATTCTCAACCTATCAAAGTAATTCTTCAGCAACTTCAAGAACGCCAAATTCAGTTGTGTATTGATGATTTTGGCACAGGTTATTCTTCCTTAAGTTATTTACATAATTTCCCTATTGATAATATTAAAATTGACCGCTCTTTCATTAGTTCTTTAGATGGAAAATCAGACAATTTAGGGCTTATTTCAGCAATTATGAATATTGCGCAGGCTCTAAAAATGAGTGTAACCGCCGAAGGCATCGAAACAGCGCAACAATTAGAGCAACTGAGAGTTTTAAACTGCGATTTTGGTCAGGGATATCTGTTTTCTAAACCTTTAGATGGCAAAAACGCAACAAATTTAATTGAATCGGCTACTCAGTGGTAA
- a CDS encoding HEAT repeat domain-containing protein, whose product MELIKRTTLIYQAGSSDKVYEVDLCQTGENRYLVNFRYGRRGATLKEGTKTVQALPLAPAQRLFDKLVDSQIQKGYRDVTAGTVSEAAAPAPVQTASNIPVTSDPRHQAILNRLANRDNRKWPLERAIWRAGELKIREATPLLIQLIRTGEALRNYCIAWALGWCGDENAIPFVRELSQHKSVAEFVRRIAWEALFKLSDEQTQGQMHSEKIEQLPSELRDLARTGTSEAFTTALRDYLNSSDYRRFSVLDTIYQINNQYVRPALLNILCETPFKSNYFQRIRHIFKMAEYRHDAEVFGILAYAFEKEPGTFNNQRTDWQWDSVKREYYSTGKRHTEELKSPQSNKAYSQQTREYLRRRVWRTLKTLGEESDSNYINLAVNILLQYSDDDDQPTKQSTFSRWNQQRRSYESFTRGWDTYAGYLIFNHILYENSPRYTSHHKAWRCRDGYKPGDPEPQVREEAFPELWQQNPAALVQLLIESDCRLVHHFAVKALRVCKEFCDRLDTDTLIKFLNKPYEITAEFGFLLARDRYNPAQPNSELVLALANCAFQEARIQAYGWIEQQREFFFESSDFIAGLVTSQQADTRAFARRLLSSSILSDTTARILIGRIIAAVLVLEPTQTDRSREISETLLLCFAPQLRNLGFGVILDLLNHPMPEIQELGARILLNHDIRAVDLPPDLIELLLSSPYESVRGIGLRIFGQLPDERLLSDRILIVAMAINAVADIRNAIRPVIRRLAANQLNFSAELAADLIDVLITPERHEGVHKYLSGLLIEDIPGWMSNISKERTMQLLRAKSSVAQELGGLVLQENSDRFLPDFETSEIVKLANHEILSVREAAREMFLKTLNRIRTNSQELLSAVRLLESKWDDSREFASRIFSTDFTNEDWTPEVMVSVCDSIREDVRSFGRDLVTRNFKEIDGQEYLLKFSEHPSTDMQTFATNYLENHAVNNSQRLRELTPYLISVLSGVNRGRVAKQRIFAFLDTEAQKSEEAARIIAEILTRQSVTMAIGDKATAIQIMLKIQKAYPQISLPIQVKAVSEVRN is encoded by the coding sequence ATGGAACTAATCAAAAGGACTACGCTGATCTATCAAGCCGGGAGTTCCGATAAAGTCTACGAAGTCGATCTCTGTCAAACTGGTGAAAACCGTTATTTAGTCAATTTCCGCTATGGAAGGCGGGGCGCAACTCTGAAGGAAGGTACAAAGACGGTTCAGGCTTTGCCATTAGCTCCAGCGCAGCGACTGTTCGATAAGCTGGTTGACTCCCAAATTCAGAAGGGCTATCGGGATGTCACCGCCGGGACGGTTAGCGAGGCGGCTGCACCCGCACCAGTCCAAACTGCAAGTAATATACCAGTCACCAGCGACCCACGCCACCAAGCCATCCTCAACCGTTTGGCAAACCGGGACAATAGAAAATGGCCTCTGGAACGGGCAATTTGGCGGGCTGGAGAACTTAAAATTAGAGAAGCCACACCGTTGTTAATTCAACTCATTAGAACTGGCGAAGCTTTGAGAAATTACTGCATCGCTTGGGCATTGGGTTGGTGCGGAGATGAGAATGCAATTCCCTTCGTCAGAGAACTTTCCCAGCATAAATCTGTTGCTGAATTCGTCCGCCGCATCGCCTGGGAAGCCCTATTTAAGTTATCAGATGAACAGACACAAGGGCAGATGCATTCTGAGAAGATAGAACAACTGCCCTCGGAATTGCGCGATTTAGCCCGAACGGGAACATCAGAAGCATTTACAACTGCACTTCGCGATTATTTAAATAGTAGCGATTACAGGCGTTTTTCTGTCCTCGATACTATTTATCAAATCAATAACCAATACGTGCGTCCAGCACTACTCAATATTTTATGCGAAACACCTTTTAAATCTAACTACTTCCAGCGAATTCGCCATATTTTCAAAATGGCTGAATATCGCCATGATGCAGAAGTTTTTGGCATTCTTGCTTATGCCTTTGAGAAAGAACCGGGGACGTTTAATAATCAGCGAACGGATTGGCAATGGGACTCGGTGAAGCGCGAATATTATAGTACCGGGAAACGTCACACCGAAGAACTCAAGAGTCCGCAGTCGAATAAAGCTTACAGCCAACAAACTCGCGAATATTTGCGGCGGCGAGTTTGGCGAACTCTTAAAACTTTGGGTGAAGAAAGCGATTCTAATTATATCAATCTTGCAGTCAATATTCTCCTACAGTATTCGGATGATGACGATCAACCAACCAAGCAGTCAACTTTCAGTAGATGGAACCAACAACGCCGTTCCTACGAAAGCTTTACTAGAGGGTGGGATACTTATGCAGGCTACCTAATTTTTAATCATATTCTCTACGAAAACAGTCCCCGCTATACCTCCCATCATAAAGCGTGGCGTTGCCGAGACGGTTACAAACCGGGAGATCCAGAACCGCAAGTAAGAGAAGAAGCTTTTCCCGAACTTTGGCAACAAAACCCAGCAGCACTTGTACAGTTACTAATAGAAAGTGATTGTCGTCTGGTGCATCATTTTGCAGTTAAAGCGTTGCGCGTCTGCAAAGAATTTTGCGATCGCCTTGACACAGACACATTAATCAAATTCCTGAATAAACCCTACGAAATAACTGCTGAATTCGGATTTTTACTGGCACGCGATCGCTACAACCCCGCCCAACCCAACAGCGAATTAGTCCTGGCTCTTGCTAATTGTGCATTTCAAGAAGCACGTATACAAGCCTATGGTTGGATCGAACAGCAACGAGAATTCTTTTTTGAATCCAGCGACTTTATCGCGGGTTTAGTGACCAGTCAACAAGCTGATACCCGTGCTTTTGCGCGAAGGTTACTAAGTTCATCAATTTTAAGCGATACAACCGCCAGGATTCTCATCGGAAGAATCATTGCTGCTGTGTTGGTACTAGAACCTACGCAAACAGATAGGTCAAGAGAAATTAGTGAAACTTTGTTGCTCTGTTTTGCGCCGCAACTGCGTAATTTGGGGTTTGGTGTAATCCTTGATTTACTTAATCACCCGATGCCAGAAATTCAAGAATTAGGCGCAAGAATTCTATTAAATCATGATATTCGTGCTGTTGATCTACCGCCAGATTTAATTGAATTACTTCTTTCCTCTCCTTATGAGTCGGTGCGGGGTATTGGGCTGAGGATTTTTGGACAACTACCTGATGAGAGACTCTTAAGCGATCGCATCCTCATCGTCGCAATGGCAATTAATGCTGTCGCTGATATTCGTAACGCAATTCGTCCGGTGATTCGACGTTTGGCAGCCAATCAACTCAATTTTAGCGCCGAGTTAGCGGCTGACTTGATTGATGTCTTAATTACCCCAGAAAGACACGAAGGCGTTCACAAATATTTATCGGGTTTATTGATAGAAGATATCCCCGGCTGGATGTCTAATATTAGTAAAGAGCGCACGATGCAGCTTCTTCGCGCTAAATCATCAGTCGCCCAGGAATTGGGGGGTTTGGTGTTGCAAGAAAATAGCGATCGCTTTCTCCCCGACTTCGAGACAAGTGAGATTGTCAAGCTGGCAAATCACGAAATTTTATCAGTGCGTGAAGCAGCAAGAGAAATGTTTTTAAAAACCTTAAATCGCATCCGCACCAACTCCCAAGAATTGTTATCAGCAGTGCGACTACTAGAGTCAAAGTGGGATGATTCGCGAGAATTTGCATCTAGAATTTTTAGCACAGATTTCACCAATGAAGATTGGACACCAGAAGTAATGGTTAGCGTCTGTGACAGCATTCGCGAAGATGTTCGTTCTTTTGGGCGCGATTTAGTAACTCGCAACTTCAAAGAAATCGATGGACAAGAATACCTACTCAAATTCAGCGAACATCCCTCAACGGATATGCAGACCTTTGCTACTAACTATCTAGAAAACCATGCTGTAAATAATTCCCAACGTTTGCGAGAACTAACGCCATACTTGATCAGCGTTTTGTCCGGTGTCAATCGCGGAAGAGTTGCTAAACAAAGAATATTTGCTTTTCTAGATACCGAAGCCCAAAAAAGCGAGGAAGCTGCACGAATTATAGCTGAAATTCTCACCCGACAATCTGTGACGATGGCAATTGGCGACAAAGCCACAGCAATTCAGATAATGCTGAAAATTCAAAAAGCTTATCCTCAGATATCCTTACCGATTCAGGTAAAAGCTGTTTCGGAAGTGAGAAATTAG
- a CDS encoding sensor histidine kinase yields the protein MNYKPDTIFKADILIVDDTPDNLRFLSSLLLDEGYNVRKSTNGQMALTAVKTVPPDLILLDVNMPKMSGYEVCELLKKDSQTSSVPVIFLSALDDVMDKVKAFKVGGVDYITKPFKIEEVLARIQNQLTIKNLQNELQAQNTQLQKTLTELKKAQAQLVQKEKMLGLGQLAAGMAHEINNSIGFVSSNLEPASEYIQDLLNLINLYQQEYPNPSIPIQEAIQEIDLDFLSLDIKKIMGSMQTGAERISTMILALRIFSRLNESDIKAVDIHEGLDSTLLLLQHRLRKERKCPEIKVIKQYGNLPLVTCYASQLNQVFFNLLNNAIDAIESGLEKGITESSIPTIWIKTELTAYKTVSIQIKDNGIGIDEKVRSRLFNPFFTTKPVGQGSGLGLVTSYEIVVEKHKGELRCNSLPGQGAEFIIEIPVQLIKDISC from the coding sequence ATGAATTACAAACCGGATACTATCTTCAAAGCAGACATTCTGATAGTTGACGATACACCGGACAACCTTCGCTTTTTATCTTCTCTGTTGTTAGACGAGGGGTATAACGTTCGGAAATCTACCAATGGGCAGATGGCATTAACCGCAGTGAAAACCGTTCCTCCTGATTTAATTTTGCTGGATGTTAATATGCCAAAAATGAGCGGTTATGAGGTATGCGAACTTCTGAAGAAGGATTCTCAAACCAGCTCTGTACCCGTGATTTTCTTAAGTGCTTTGGATGATGTAATGGATAAAGTTAAAGCTTTTAAAGTTGGAGGTGTAGACTATATTACCAAACCTTTTAAAATTGAAGAAGTGTTAGCTAGAATTCAAAATCAACTAACAATTAAAAATCTTCAAAATGAGCTGCAAGCGCAAAATACTCAGCTTCAAAAAACATTAACCGAGCTTAAAAAAGCTCAAGCACAATTGGTTCAAAAAGAAAAAATGCTGGGTTTAGGTCAGTTAGCCGCAGGGATGGCTCATGAAATAAATAACTCTATTGGCTTTGTTTCTAGTAATCTTGAGCCTGCAAGCGAATATATCCAAGACTTACTAAATTTGATTAATTTATATCAGCAAGAATATCCTAACCCCAGTATTCCCATTCAAGAAGCAATTCAGGAGATTGATTTAGATTTTTTAAGTTTAGATATCAAAAAAATTATGGGTTCAATGCAGACGGGGGCGGAGCGTATCTCTACAATGATTCTTGCCTTACGCATTTTCTCGCGCCTGAATGAATCAGATATTAAAGCTGTAGATATCCATGAGGGGCTTGATAGCACTTTATTATTGTTGCAGCATCGACTCAGGAAAGAAAGAAAATGCCCAGAGATTAAAGTTATCAAACAATATGGAAATTTACCCTTGGTTACTTGTTATGCTAGTCAGCTTAATCAAGTCTTTTTTAATTTGTTGAATAATGCTATTGATGCTATAGAATCTGGGCTGGAAAAAGGTATCACTGAATCATCAATTCCGACGATTTGGATTAAGACCGAGTTAACTGCCTATAAGACTGTAAGTATTCAAATTAAAGATAATGGTATTGGCATTGATGAGAAAGTGCGATCGCGCTTATTTAATCCTTTTTTTACAACTAAGCCTGTAGGTCAAGGGAGCGGTTTAGGATTAGTGACGAGTTATGAGATTGTAGTGGAAAAGCATAAAGGGGAACTGCGTTGTAATTCTTTGCCTGGGCAGGGGGCAGAGTTTATAATTGAAATTCCGGTGCAGTTAATTAAGGATATAAGCTGTTAA